From one Streptomyces sp. NBC_01478 genomic stretch:
- a CDS encoding sensor histidine kinase, with protein sequence MSAAERPGPPSPASGLSAELAVRVPQLLEAMRSVGSGLELHSTLERICEAAATLTDARYAGIGVVDEDGDALADFVFHGVDAGTARRIGRFPDGHKGLLGALIRETEPVLLADVTEDPRSWGFPEHHPRMRGFLGVPIRVQGEVFGNLYLGEKRGGAPFDDHDVTMVRVLATEAGIAVGNARLYEAAQQRERWIDGSVAVTTALLSGGDAEEALQVVAEQARRLSGSAAGIVLLPADAGGMEIVAVASEQPSDQLGRVVPPDSEIVAQLLAGQPVFVADAATDPRMLSALARAYGPIMALPLQSGGRVLGALVTPRAQGERRFTEAERTLAVQFASQAALALMMAEAQRDRERLAVYEDRDRIARDLHDLVVQRLFATGMMLEGARRGPLVPEVRHGVGNAVDELDVTIQEIRTAIFALQRGPAEAPSGLRTRVLREINMAAVPLGFRPAHRFVGAVDTTVGDLTGKNLIAALREALSNAFRHARAARIEVVVDATATLPDGRPGVRLTVADDGVGIPAGGRRSGLKNLKRRAESLGGDSWYGPGIGADGGGTTVVWQAPH encoded by the coding sequence ATGTCAGCCGCCGAGCGTCCCGGTCCCCCGTCGCCCGCCTCGGGACTGTCGGCCGAACTGGCCGTGCGGGTGCCGCAGTTGCTGGAGGCGATGCGGTCCGTGGGGAGCGGGCTCGAACTGCACTCCACGCTGGAGCGGATCTGCGAGGCGGCGGCGACTCTCACGGACGCGCGCTACGCGGGGATCGGGGTCGTCGACGAGGACGGCGACGCCCTCGCGGACTTCGTCTTCCACGGGGTCGACGCGGGGACCGCGCGGCGCATCGGGCGGTTCCCCGACGGGCACAAGGGACTGCTCGGCGCGCTCATCCGGGAGACGGAGCCGGTGCTGCTGGCGGACGTGACCGAGGATCCCCGGTCCTGGGGTTTCCCCGAGCACCATCCGCGGATGCGCGGCTTCCTCGGTGTTCCGATCCGCGTCCAGGGCGAGGTCTTCGGGAACCTGTATCTCGGCGAGAAGCGCGGTGGGGCCCCCTTCGACGACCACGACGTCACCATGGTCCGGGTGCTGGCGACCGAGGCCGGTATCGCCGTCGGCAACGCCCGGCTGTACGAGGCCGCCCAGCAGCGCGAGCGGTGGATCGACGGGTCGGTGGCCGTCACGACCGCGTTGCTGTCCGGCGGGGACGCCGAGGAGGCCCTCCAGGTCGTCGCGGAACAGGCTCGCCGGTTGTCCGGGTCGGCGGCCGGGATCGTCCTGCTGCCCGCCGACGCGGGCGGCATGGAGATCGTCGCCGTGGCCTCGGAACAGCCGTCGGACCAACTCGGCAGGGTCGTCCCACCGGACAGCGAGATCGTCGCCCAACTCCTCGCCGGACAGCCGGTGTTCGTGGCGGACGCGGCCACCGATCCCCGTATGCTCAGCGCCCTCGCGCGCGCGTACGGGCCGATCATGGCGCTGCCCCTGCAGAGCGGAGGGCGCGTTCTGGGGGCCCTGGTCACGCCCCGCGCGCAGGGCGAGCGGCGGTTCACGGAGGCCGAACGCACCCTCGCGGTCCAGTTCGCCTCGCAGGCCGCGCTCGCGCTGATGATGGCCGAGGCACAACGCGACCGGGAACGGCTCGCGGTGTACGAGGACCGCGACCGGATCGCCCGTGACCTGCACGACCTGGTCGTCCAACGGCTGTTCGCCACCGGGATGATGCTGGAGGGCGCCCGGCGCGGGCCGCTCGTGCCCGAGGTGCGGCACGGTGTGGGCAACGCCGTCGACGAACTCGACGTCACCATCCAGGAGATCCGCACCGCGATCTTCGCGCTCCAGCGGGGCCCCGCAGAGGCGCCGTCCGGGCTGCGCACGCGGGTGCTGCGGGAGATCAACATGGCGGCCGTGCCGCTCGGTTTCCGGCCCGCGCACCGTTTCGTCGGCGCGGTCGACACGACGGTCGGCGACCTCACCGGCAAGAACCTCATCGCGGCCCTGCGCGAGGCCCTCTCCAACGCGTTCCGGCACGCGCGGGCGGCGCGGATCGAGGTCGTCGTCGACGCGACCGCGACGCTGCCGGACGGACGGCCCGGCGTACGGCTCACCGTCGCGGACGACGGCGTAGGCATCCCCGCGGGCGGCCGGCGCAGCGGGCTGAAGAACCTGAAACGGCGGGCCGAATCCCTGGGCGGCGACAGTTGGTACGGGCCGGGCATCGGCGCGGACGGCGGCGGTACGACGGTGGTGTGGCAGGCGCCCCACTGA